In Necator americanus strain Aroian chromosome IV, whole genome shotgun sequence, the following proteins share a genomic window:
- a CDS encoding hypothetical protein (NECATOR_CHRIV.G14589.T1), whose protein sequence is MTSAGYPHHDPPLHKIVHDLLCLLHGVRKIVESADDPVKTLLTQLLCVYEKRIENLDNETLLSAFMVEWIRLTWSLLSVISRLSSRFIDPRHVDQEEQQLTKRLNIKLFDLINKARPVRPPPTMLENDYRWVQFYGLLAPTLTTLHDLYSQLDNPLPSLDSAIATFGDAQLRPCVESFRDLCKSHSTSIFSSLRAAQLDRMANFHEIPEEKLKLAASYYTSLLYTLGILASRLQGFRFELQCKFPFSMSDPVRGLLDIVYLTVDQLVADCLFAAEPSTNAILVTNNLFQFNCDSLAHAVTYKHFDVQIVSEETAQAVQIQMNKVRDGTFSPHLPGNFPSAALLAMKPTSGVKRNNATASAEGGNTAHKKSDVNSKESVMLTPSYSDKLSTWQATYPHLLCTTRQKDTVLLDNRAGQVGKRPVFYFYIRATTFSPSGVLSYARSLSLPFTIATRRNQDCQVQRMMSSYTATCFWLYGTSTLDGLIFNWSDTGIKWSRFKQLYQAYFTVNAEVKRPLSDVDFQLMKEKMECEDCREYSAAEGDEPLLTFKNVLCPHLRYECEQNNLRFSIWRGILEVLQIFQDARTNVKQLWDDFILHGLTDINEINEMLLAQPASVMYLRISYVAGGSICISTRGERGIVHLEPIELKKLQAKSAFEYLADIAESEKIEYVLTAEHSLVPVSQLIEKYKIGSDLHRVRNVQSNITHNGPLDAICEMSFTPLRIAVVTCRDTFQETGPATTMTNSTSSSFAAQLHHLMKLHGKSPADVLSILGYNNLEAYQASVVYHAPQYR, encoded by the exons ATGACCAGTGCCGGTTATCCCCATCACGATCCTCCGCTGCACAAAATTGTTCACGATCTG CTCTGCTTGCTTCATGGAGTGAGGAAGATAGTCGAGTCTGCGGATGACCCAGTGAAGACACTGCTCACTCAGCTTCTCTGTGTTTACGAAAAGCGGATCGAAA ATCTCGATAATGAGACATTGTTATCGGCGTTTATGGTTGAATGGATCCGGTTGACATGGTCACTGCTGTCTGTGATATCACGGCTCAGTTCACGTTTCATAGACCCACGACATGTTGACCAAGAGGAGCAGCAGCTAACCAAGCGGCTCAACATAAAGCTTTTCGATCTCATTAACAAG GCTCGACCCGTCCGACCACCACCTACGATGTTAGAAAATGACTACCGATGGGTGCAGTTCTACGGT CTTCTCGCACCGACGTTAACAACACTGCATGACTTGTACTCTCAGCTTGATAATCCTCTACCGTCACTCGACTCTGCTATCGCGACATTTGGAGACGCTCAG TTGCGACCATGCGTGGAGTCTTTCCGTGATCTCTGTAAATCTCATTCTACATCAATTTTCTCATCGTTGCGAGCTGCTCAGCTTGACCGAATGGCGAATTTTCACGAAATTCCGGAAGAGAAGTTGAAGCTAGCCGCATCGTACTACACTTCGTTGCTCTACACTCTCGGCATTCTTGCATCGAGACTACAG GGATTCCGTTTCGAGTTACAATGCAAATTCCCTTTCTCAATGAGTGATCCCGTTCGTGGCTTGCTCGATATTGTGTACTTGACCGTCGACCAGTTGGTTGCGGATTGTCTCTTCGCTGCCGAGCCTTCCACTAACGCTATTTTAGTCACTAATAAtctatttcaattcaattgtGACAGCCTTGCCCACGCTGTCACGTACAAACACTTTGATGTACAAATCGTCAGCGAGGAGACTGCGCAAGCAGTGCAG ATACAAATGAACAAGGTTCGGGATGGGACATTTTCTCCTCACTTACCAGGAAACTTCCCCTCAGCTGCTCTCCTTGCCATGAAACCCACAAGCGGTGTGAAACGGAATAATGCAACCGCTAGCGCCG AAGGTGGAAATACAGCGCATAAGAAATCGGACGTGAATAGTAAAGAGTCTGTGATGCTGACACCCTCGTACAGTGATAAACTATCCACATGGCAGGCCACATATCCCCATTTGCTTTGCACCACCAGGCAGAAG GATACGGTGTTACTAGATAATCGAGCCGGCCAGGTGGGGAAAAGGCCAGTATTCTACTTTTACATCCGTGCCACAACATTCTCGCCATCCGGAGTTCTTTCTTACGCGCGCTCGCTTTCATTACCATTCACAATTGCCACAAGACGTAACCAG GACTGTCAGGTACAACGAATGATGAGCTCATACACAGCGACTTGCTTCTGGCTTTATGGCACAAGCACTTTGGATGGTCTCATCTTCAACTGGAGTGACACCG GTATCAAGTGGTCACGCTTCAAGCAGCTGTACCAGGCATATTTCACTGTGAATGCCGAGGTAAAACGACCACTGAGTGATGTTGACTTTCAGttgatgaaagagaaaatggaaTGTGAGGACTGTCGCGAATATAGCGCTGCAGAAG GCGATGAACCTCTGCTCACGTTTAAAAACGTTCTATGTCCGCATTTGCGCTACGAGTGCGAACAGAATAACCTCAGATTCTCTATATGGAGAG GAATTCTGGAAGTACTTCAAATCTTTCAAGATGCACGAACCAATGTGAAACAGCTTTGGGATGACTTCATACTTCACGGATTAACTGATATAAATGag ATAAATGAGATGCTTCTGGCACAGCCTGCCTCTGTCATGTACCTGAGGATCTCATACGTTGCCGGAG GGAGCATTTGCATATCAACAAGAGGAGAACGAGGGATTGTTCATTTGGAACCGATCGAGCTAAAGAAATTGCAGGCCAAAAGTGCATTTGAATATCTGGCCGATATTGCTGAATCCGAGAAG ATCGAATACGTTTTAACTGCCGAGCACTCCTTAGTACCGGTTTCACAGCTGATTGAGAAGTATAAAATTGGTTCTGATCTACATAGAGTTCGCAACGTTCAATCAAACATCACCCATAATGGCCCCCTTGACGCAATCTGCGAAATGAG